AAACAACTAATGCTTTATTGTTGTTAATTGACTCGCTAACCGATGAACAACTCTATCATACGCCTTGGTATGAAAAATGGACGTTAGGTAGGATGATTCAATTTAATACCTCATCACCAATGAAGCGAATTAGAACACAAATAAGGCGGTTTAAGAAAATTAATGGTGCTAATTAACCTAGTGAATTAATTGTAAAATCAAAAAATATTTTTCGTTATTAGTTAGAGCGTGTTGATCTTTGCTGTTTAAGTTTTGTTCAAATTAAACGCCTTCTGATCGCGGCACTTGGATTATTGCATAGTCATTCTATGGTTAATTCAAGTAACAAAGAGCAGGAGGCGTTTAGTTGAACCCTTCGGGCTGACGAATCCCCAAAAAATGACAGGCACAACATTTTATGATCTTATTAGTTCATCAAAACAAAAATAAGAGTAAAATGCTATGCCTGAATCCTTACTTTGCCATAACTTCTTTGATAAGTCCTTATCGAATTTCAATCAAGCGAGAATGAAGACACTTAAAGCATGCTCTGAAGCACTTATAGCGTCTGATAGATTAACCTTAACAAGTTTGGGGCGTTACTTAGCTGGGCGTGCGAACATTAAGCATAAAATAAAAAGGGTTGATCGTTTTCTTAATAACGAGCATTTGTTTAACCAACAAGTTGAAATATACGCTTCGTTGGCCAAACCAATCATTAGCAACTTGCCTTATTTAGCCATTGCAGTGGACTGGAGTGGTTGTTGCCGTTCAGATTACCACCTGCTTAGAGCGAGTTTACTCGTTGATGGCCGTTCTTTAGTGCTTTACAACATGGTTGTTGAATTAAAAGATTTTGATACGCCAGAAACCAATGCCAGATTTTTAGACAACCTCCTTCAAGTTATTGGTGAACACCGGTCCGTTTATATTTTGTCAGATGGTGGTTTTCTTACTCCTTGGTATACTAAAGTCCGTTCATTAGGATGGCACTTTATTGGCCGTCTCAGAGGCACGATGACATGTAAGTTAGAAGGTAAAAATACTTGGGAAAAACTCCCTGCCTTTCATCAGGGAGCGAGCTGTCAACCAACTCGACTTGGCAAAGCGAGGGTTACTCAACACAGTCCAACAGCATGTGATGCATTTCTCCATTTGTACAAAGGAAAATACAAAGGACGAAAAGGGAATAGCCGTTTTACTAAAGATACTCGCATGTATCGACGGCATGCTCATGAGCCATGGTTACTCGCAACATCAGATAATACACTCACTAGTGATCAAGTAATTAAGTTGTACAGTAAAAGGATGCAAATTGAGCAAAACTTTCGCGATGACAAAAGCCAACAATATGGCTTTTCGTGGCGGTTTAGTAAAACACAAGGCGTAAGGCGAATGAGTGCCTTGTGCTTAATTGCATGTTTAGCCAGTCTATTACTTTGGTTTGTTGGCTTTGAAGCGGAGCAGCGCAATTGGCAAATAATGTTTCAGGCTAATACGATAAAACACCGCAGAGTTCTATCGTTTCTTACATTGGCGAAGCAAGTAATTCGGCATAGACTCCACAAAATTAAAAATCACTATCTACAGAAAAGTCGAGAAAACTTTTTAGCTTATTATCAAATATGTTCAGTTATATAAAAATGGGGATCCGTCAGCCCTTCGGGCTGTATCTGTTTGGCATTTCTACTGTGTTAACGCTTGACTGGAGTAGAATAACTACACGGCGCAAGTGTTGCCTTGTATAAATACCAAACAAATTGCGGTAAAAGTAAACATGAAAGATCAACACGCTCTAATCTTATTGAAAGATATACTTCTCCTTTCGCTAGATAATCGTTAATCTAGCAACAATACCTTTTTATTTTATAAATACAAATGTCTTCAATTCCTCAGTCTAAACAAGCGTTGTTAAGTGCGATAAGCACGGTGTTTAACAAGTTAATGGTAGATTATCGCTCTATTCTTGATGAAGTTACTCGAGTGAAATCTATAGATGGAAATACTAAAGGCAGTAAAGTTAGTGTTTGTGATACGGTCGCGTACTTAATTGGTTGGGGAAACTTAGTGCTTAAATGGTATCGATTGACGGCTGAAGATCAGCCGGTAGATTTTCCTGAAACTGGTTATAAGTGGAATCAATTAGGGCAATTAGCAGAACATTTTCATCATCAATACAGTGATTGGACATATTCACAATTACTTACAGAGTTGGAACAAACAACTAATGCTTTATTGTTGTTAATTGACTCGCTAACCGATGAACAACTCTATCATACGCCTTGGTATGAAAAATGGACGTTAGGTAGGATGATTCAATTTAATACCTCATCACCAATGAAGCGAATTAGAACACAAATAAGACGGTTTAAGAAAATTAATGGTGCTAATTAACCCAGTGAATTAATTGTAAAATCAAAAAATATTTTTCGTTATTAGTTAGAGCGTGTTGATCTTTGCTGTTTAAGTTTAGTTGACCCCTTCGGGCTGTATCTGTTTGGCATTTCTACTGTGTTAACGCTTGACTGGAGTAGAATAACCACACGGCGCAAGTGTTACCTTGTATAAAAACCAAACAAATTGCGGTAAAAGTAAACATGAAAGATCAACACGCTCTAGTATAACCTTACGTTATTTATGACCTAAAAATGGTTCATGTTTCTTTTTATTTTATTCGTGCATAGTGCGTATATCAAGCAATGAGGAGTAATGAATATGAACCATCAAATAAACATGAATAATAATCAAAAAACAGAATCAAATAACACGATATCGTTACCTGTCACCGGAAAAGAAGAAGCGCAAGAGTTATACGAACATTCGAACAATATACCTAAATTTGAAGATTACGAAGCAACTACACCGCATTATGTACTTGGCTATAATTAATAGGCTTTCGTTTAGCCATTACATAAAAACACCTTTTAATGTGTAGTTTACGTATTAAAAGATGCTTTTATCAATAAAGAAATATAGCGTTAATTATTATTTTCTAACGCCTTTTTTACAAATTCACCAGCAAGTTTATGGTTATACTTACCTTGCTCTAAAACTATCTGTCCGTTAACAAATACTGTTCGCATACCTACTGAATGTTTATTCCACTCTGAGAAATTTGCTTTAGGAGCATAGCCATTTTCATCCCAGATGATAATATCTGCGGCTAAACCTTCTTTGATCAGACCTCTATCGGTAATATTTAAGTAATTCGCTGTTTTAGAAGAACTTTGAGCAATAAATGTTTTTAATGATAGCTTCTTTTGTTGTTTCACATAAGTTTGATATTTTTTTGGAAAACTTGCGTATTTTCTTGGGTGACCGTTTGTGCCATCTGATGACGTAACAACCCAAGGTTTAATGATAAAGCTCTCTAAATCATTTGCTGACATATTAAAAGAGGCAATACGAATATCTCCTCTTTGTACAAGTTCCATTGCCGCTAATTCAGGAGGTAAATTAAGTTCCCTTGCGAGTTGTTCAAGGGTTTTACCTACTAATGAATGGTCAGAAAAGGCAGTGATTAATAATGATTTAGCGCCACCTCGTTTTCTTATGTTTTCTGCGATTTCCGCTGTAAGTTTCGAGGTTAATTTCGGATCGTTGAGTCGTTGATAAAATGCGTCTTTTGAGTCTGCCATGACCCATTTAGGCATAATTGCGCTATGCAACTTTGTACCTGAAGCAAGCCAAGGGTACTGATCTGCAGAAATGCTAACGCCAGCTTTTTGAGCAGCTTCTATTTTATTAATTGCTTGTGTGCTTTGCCCCCAAACGTCAACACCAAGTGCTTTAATATGAGCTACATGTAAGTGTGTATTGGCTTGCTTAGCGATATTAATTGCTTCACTTAATGCGTTCAAAAAGCCGATGTTAAAGGTGCTCTCATCTCGCAGGTGCGTATCGTAAACACCATGATACTTTCCCACAATTGTTGTTAAGGCAACAACTTCTTCCGTTGAGGCGTAACTACCAGGCACGTAATACAAGCCAGAAGAGAGGCCTAAGGCACCGTCTTGCATGGCTAGATCTACGATAGTTTTCATTTGAGCTATTTCATCTGTAGTAGCAAAACGGTTTTCACGCCCCATGACTTGATTTCTAACGCTATTGTGTCCAACATATAAAGCTACATTTGTTCCTATACCGTTATTAGTAAGTTTTTTTGCTAGGGCATTTATATCGGTTGGACCGCCACCATCGTTTCCGTTAATTACCGTTGTAACTCCCTGTGTGAGGTAATTAACATTTGCGTTTTTATCCACACTTAATAG
The Thalassotalea hakodatensis genome window above contains:
- a CDS encoding ClbS/DfsB family four-helix bundle protein, which translates into the protein MSSIPQSKQALLSAISTVFNKLMVDYRSILDEVTRVKSIDGNTKGSKVSVCDTVAYLIGWGNLVLKWYRLTAEDQPVDFPETGYKWNQLGQLAEHFHHQYSDWTYSQLLTELEQTTNALLLLIDSLTDEQLYHTPWYEKWTLGRMIQFNTSSPMKRIRTQIRRFKKINGAN
- a CDS encoding IS4 family transposase, whose protein sequence is MPESLLCHNFFDKSLSNFNQARMKTLKACSEALIASDRLTLTSLGRYLAGRANIKHKIKRVDRFLNNEHLFNQQVEIYASLAKPIISNLPYLAIAVDWSGCCRSDYHLLRASLLVDGRSLVLYNMVVELKDFDTPETNARFLDNLLQVIGEHRSVYILSDGGFLTPWYTKVRSLGWHFIGRLRGTMTCKLEGKNTWEKLPAFHQGASCQPTRLGKARVTQHSPTACDAFLHLYKGKYKGRKGNSRFTKDTRMYRRHAHEPWLLATSDNTLTSDQVIKLYSKRMQIEQNFRDDKSQQYGFSWRFSKTQGVRRMSALCLIACLASLLLWFVGFEAEQRNWQIMFQANTIKHRRVLSFLTLAKQVIRHRLHKIKNHYLQKSRENFLAYYQICSVI
- a CDS encoding N-acyl-D-amino-acid deacylase family protein, which gives rise to MKINLLKKYPIALLSIFILSGCKTSKPEKVNADYLITNGKVFIGNNVDAQDLDVAICQSTICAVSKPGEMQIKAIRTIDANGLIVSPGFIDPHTHTLDELLSVDKNANVNYLTQGVTTVINGNDGGGPTDINALAKKLTNNGIGTNVALYVGHNSVRNQVMGRENRFATTDEIAQMKTIVDLAMQDGALGLSSGLYYVPGSYASTEEVVALTTIVGKYHGVYDTHLRDESTFNIGFLNALSEAINIAKQANTHLHVAHIKALGVDVWGQSTQAINKIEAAQKAGVSISADQYPWLASGTKLHSAIMPKWVMADSKDAFYQRLNDPKLTSKLTAEIAENIRKRGGAKSLLITAFSDHSLVGKTLEQLARELNLPPELAAMELVQRGDIRIASFNMSANDLESFIIKPWVVTSSDGTNGHPRKYASFPKKYQTYVKQQKKLSLKTFIAQSSSKTANYLNITDRGLIKEGLAADIIIWDENGYAPKANFSEWNKHSVGMRTVFVNGQIVLEQGKYNHKLAGEFVKKALENNN